A portion of the Choristoneura fumiferana chromosome 20, NRCan_CFum_1, whole genome shotgun sequence genome contains these proteins:
- the LOC141439287 gene encoding trypsin, alkaline C-like, which produces MASRVILALGLFVAVASANRIVGGQPTTIDRYPWIVQSESLGIFTGAWSQSCAANILTTRYLVSAAHCFAGILYSPAYRRIRAGSTYRNTGGVISYVEIEFNHPTYGQLGADGDITVVRLIEPLVYTPVVQQVTIAAHGTVLPDNVPVVHAGWGTTTQGGTASSVLLDTTIYTINNALCAQRYLELPNPAIVTENMICAGLLNVGGRDACQGDSGGPLYYGTILVGVVSWGHGCANETYPGVSTAVAPYTPWIVEIAV; this is translated from the exons ATGGCGTCGCGTGTGATCCTAGCGCTGGGACTTTTTGTGG CTGTGGCCTCCGCCAACCGCATAGTCGGCGGCCAGCCGACCACCATCGATCGCTACCCCTGGATCGTCCAGTCGGAGTCCCTGGGCATCTTCACAGGCGCCTGGAGCCAGTCCTGCGCCGCCAACATCCTCACCACCAGATATCTAGTCTCCGCTGCGCATTGCTTTGCTGGGAT CCTCTACTCCCCCGCCTACCGCCGCATCCGCGCTGGCAGCACCTACCGCAACACCGGTGGAGTCATCAGCTACGTTGAAATCGAGTTCAATCACCCCACATACGGCCAGCTAGGCGCAGACGGTGACATCACTGTGGTCCGTTTGATCGAACCCCTAGTCTACACCCCTGTGGTGCAGCAAGTCACTATTGCAGCTCATGGGACTGTCCTGCCTGATAATGTGCCAGTAGTGCACGCTGGATGGGGAACCACAACA CAAGGAGGCACGGCGTCGTCCGTTCTCCTTGATACCACCATCTACACAATCAACAATGCCCTGTGTGCTCAGCGGTACTTGGAGCTCCCTAACCCTGCCATTGTGACAGAGAACATGATCTGTGCTGGCCTCTTAAACGTTGGTGGTCGCGACGCCTGCCAAGGAGACTCTGGTGGCCCGTTGTACTACGGGACTATCCTGGTCGGCGTAGTATCGTGGGGACACGGGTGTGCGAATGAGACCTATCCTGGCGTCAGCACCGCTGTGGCACCCTACACACCCTGGATCGTCGAGATAGCTGTGTAA